The following are from one region of the Aspergillus chevalieri M1 DNA, chromosome 1, nearly complete sequence genome:
- a CDS encoding crinkler effector domain-containing protein (COG:S;~EggNog:ENOG410PPVP;~InterPro:IPR027417) has translation MAAAITSWVLNPIQSLTMSRPRTRELWCALSDGLQKSFPVECVADQDNINTLKKKIWEEIREKIKNTIPHYSDLKLYSPVVQLNHEEKFRIDDGEFLRPRRMITTNPLFPESKDPDVDIVVVMSGDTTTRKRKHSESQSVNIPQTQSIAVDPLICPREHTVSKLAAILDDVNIVHVRGTPASGKTCLSQLLRDYYHKEGRKAFLITDWEKLDSENPWGSFIELVKKNNKELEGAFTTSYTTTSLQSEQDLSWVVTSDTVILVDEAQKTYSDTVLWNTIFKARQKSVCAYDFRLCLFCSYGSPGTGPDQTFFTPVTLANKQRISLTPQSQPGSPSIGLFYSNEEFKDVVSRLIRFLSKQKQQFSFDEDALDYIFVLSGGHPGAVESLVNVIFQNYRHDIKHGIIRTLTEDHVIRFLEDTAKVFDKLSTESVDRSFPHIKRCTSKISNILNKITEEGSVPFNLNDADIRFCYQNGWIHRVALDGDDIAVLPSRLHEKYIEYSIGMISKPLPARFDSLQKLCKEILSKFSIMNLRNSAEGKKMSTASQPRPVEAQYQAEFYRGFVHTAGQGVPISSEWSRTRDGRVDFYIPEKKWAIELLRDHIEVNEHISRFKEGGKYHPWLEEKMVKDWIIIDCATSLPTKEFSEPKLWHAVFANDYSVLQLHNHQKALMMSVHLKN, from the exons ATGgccgccgccatcaccagctgggtgctcaacccaattcaatctttgacaatgtctcgaccgcGTACTCGTGAGTTATGGTGCGCTTTATCCGATGGTCTTCAGAAGTCATTTCCTGTGGAATGTGTTGCAGACCAAGATAATATCAACactctcaaaaagaagatctGGGAAGAAATCAGGGAAAAAATCAAGAATACCATACCTCACTACAGTGATCTCAAGCTCTACAGCCCTGTGGTGCAACTCAATCATGAAGAGAAGTTCaggattgatgatggtgaatttctacgtccacgccgaatgatcacgaccaacccactcttccccgaaagcaaggatccagatgtggatattgttgttgtgatgAGCGGAGATACAACTACACGGAAACGGAAGCATTCTGAATCACAAAGTG TGAATATACCTCAGACACAGTCCATTGCAGTGGATCCGTTAATATGTCCTCGAGAGCATACAGTGTCCAAACTTgcagccattttggatgatgtgaacatagtccatgtgcgtggaactccagccagtggcAAAACATGTCTCTCTCAACTTCTGAGGGACTACTATcacaaagagggaagaaaggctTTCTTGATCACAGACTGGGAAAAACTTGATTCTGAAAATCCTTGGGGCAGTTTTATCGAGCTTGtcaaaaaaaataataaagAACTAGAAGGTGCCTTCACCACTAGTTATACCACAACTTCATTGCAATCAGAACAGGATCTTTCTTGGGTTGTGACATCAGACACTGTGattctcgtcgatgaggCACAGAAGACTTACAGTGATACAGTGCTCTGGAACACGATTTTCAAAGCGAGACAGAAGTCTGTCTGTGCATATGattttcgactatgtcttttctgctcttatgGCAGTCCAGGcacaggcccagatcaaacattcttcactccagttACCCTTGCCAACAAACAACGCATCTCATTGACGCCACAAAGCCAGCCAGGCTCACCATCTATAGGCTTATTTTACAGCAAcgaagagttcaaggatgttgtTTCACGATTGATTAGGTTTCTGTCTAAGCAAAAGCAACAATTCAGTTTTGATGAAGATGCCCTGGACTACATATTTGTGCTATCAGGTGGTCATCCAGGAGCGGTTGAATCCCTAGTCAATGTAATTTTTCAG AACTACCGCCATGACATCAAACATGGGATTATTAGAACCTTGACggaagatcatgtcatccggttcctggaggacaccGCCAAGGTCTTTGATAAGCTTAGTACAGAGTCGGTTGATCGCTCTTTCCCTCATATAAAGAGGTGCACAAGCAAGATTTCGAACATATTGAACAAAATTACAGAGGAAGGAAGTGTTCCCTTCAATCTGAATGATGCAGACATCAGGTTCTGTTATCAGAatggttggattcacagggtagctctggatggtgatgatattgcagttctgccatcacgcttacatgaaaa atacattgaatattcGATTGGCATGATATCAAAACccctgcctgccagatttgactcactacagaaattatgcaaagagattctcagcaaattctccatcatgaaCTTAAGGAActcagctgagggcaaaaagatgtcaactgcatcacaacccagacctgtggaagcACAGTATCAAGCTGAATTCTACAGGGGATTTGTCCATAcagcagggcaaggtgtACCGATATCCTctgaatggtcaagaaccagagatggtcgagtggatttctatattccagaaaagaaatgggccaTTGAGTTGTTGAGAGATCATATTGAAGTGAATGagcatatctctcgattcaaggagggtggaaaatatcatccctggctggaggagaaaatggtcaaggattggatcataattgactgtgcgacttctttaccaaccaaag AGTTCTCGGAGCCTAAGCTGTGGCATGCTGTGTTTGCCAATGATTATTCCGTATTGCAGCTGCATAACCATCAGAAAGCTCTtatgatgtctgtgcatctaaagaattga